In the Parasphingorhabdus halotolerans genome, CGATTCGTCGGGGCCTCCGTTGAACATGTCATGCCAGCGTTTGAGCGTGTCGTTGGGCAGCAGAAAACGAGGTGCATCGGCCAGCCGCTTGGTAAAACCGAGCCCGTCACTATGGTCCGATATCAACAGGAAATCGAGCGGCCGGGCGAGCTTTGCCTTTACGCCCATCGTGGATGTTACTTCTTCACCGCGGGCAAAACGCAAGGCATCTTCCGGAGGCAGCCTGTTACCGAAACCAAAAGCATCCGGCGAATTTTCACTATGCAAATGAGTGTCGCCCCACAGCACTTTTTCGGGATAGGCGGTTTCCTTGACCTCAATCTTCTGGTCACCAAACATACTGCCCGGGCCATTTTCGCAAGCCGAAAGGGTAAGAAGCGGAAGGCCAATGCACAGCAGCCCGCCAAGCCTCGATTTCGCCAACATCCCCGTATCTCCCAATATTCTCGTTAATCTATTCCGCAAATCATGGTCGCAATCAAGTTTTTCTTTGCGATTGCGTAATTTTCTGCTCAAATGCCTGCGAGGAGATAGTTGTTGGAATTTGATTATGTCATCATTGGCGCTGGATCAGCAGGCTGCGTTCTGGCCAATCGCCTGTCCGCCAATCCTGAAACCTCGGTCGCGCTGATCGAGGCGGGCAAGCGCGACACAAATTTCATGATCCACATGCCGCGCGGATATGGCAAGACGACCGCCGAGCCCGGTGAAAGCTGGCATTATTTTAGCCAGCCGGAGCCGTTTATCGAGAATCGGCAGATGCTGCTCCCGCGCGGCAAAGGTTTGGGCGGCTCATCCAATATCAACGGCATGATCTATATCCGCGGGCAGCGTGCGGATTATGATATATGGAGCCAACTCGGCGCGACCGGTTGGGGTTGGGACGATGTTTTGCCTTATTTTGCGCGCTCCTCTACCCACGCAGTTGAGCGCAGCGGTCTATATGGAGACGGTCCACTCTGGGTCGAACAGACGCCCGAAAGAGACACCACCAGCGATGCCATTATCGCCGCATTTAACGAGATAGGCGTTCAAACCAATCCGGATTTCAACGGGACCGAACAAGATGGCGTTGGCTATTTCCATGCCAATATCAAGGACGGAAAAAGATGGTCGGCGGCCAAAGCCTATCTGCATCCGGTGATGGATCGCACGAACCTGACCGTCTTCACCGAGGCCCATGCCGAACAAATTACTTTTGAAGGCAAGCGTGCGAACGGCCTGCGATTTCGCGACAAAAGGGGGAAGCAGCAGATATCGGCAAGACACGAAGTGATATTATCCGCCGGCGCTTATCAAAGTCCACAATTGTTGCAGCTTTCCGGAATCGGGCCAGCGCGGCACCTCCAGTCACTGGGGGTCGAGATAATCGCTGATCGCGCGCAAGTGGGGGCGAATCTCCAAGACCACTTGATCCCACCGATGGCGTGGAAAATCAACCGGGGCGCCTATAGTCACAATAATGAACTCAAAGCGCCAAAGGTTGTCTGGCACGTCTTGCGTTATCTGTTGACCGGGCGCGGACCGATGGCGGGGCCAGCTGCAGAAGTCGGAGCATTTGTCAAAAGCGATCCGGCACTTGATCGCCCCGATATTCAGTTCCACTGCCTCCCGGTAAGTGGCGATCTCGAAAAGGCGTCGGCGGGGGAAAAATCGCAATTGCAACCGCATCCCGGCCTGTCCCTTGCACCCTATTTCCTTCGTCCGGAATCGCGTGGAAGCGCAATGGCCGGTTCACCCGATCCCCATGTGCCACCGGCAATTGTCCACAATTATCTGCAAGCGCGGGAGGATCAGCAAGTCACGGTCAAGGCAATGAAAATTGCACGCATGGTTGCCGCTACCGACATCCTCAAAAACCTGATCGTCGAGGAAACCGATCCCGGAGCCAGTGCACAAAGCGATGAGGAATTGCTCGCCTTCGCACAGCAATACGGCATGACCGGCTACCATCCCGTCGGCACCTGCCGGATGGGCGCGGATGAGAATGCGGTGGTCGATCCACAGTTGCGCGTGAAGGGCGTTGAAGGCCTGCGCGTTATTGATGCTTCGGTTATGCCGAGACTGATCTCGGGAAACACCCACGCAACGACCGTGATGATCGCGGAGAAGGCCTCGGATATGATCTTGGCAAATAGCCAAAGCGCAAGGACATAGTATCGCAAATATTTCAGTGCGCACCTAGCCTCCGTTCAGCAGCTAATTTAACTGGAATAGAAATTGAAAAAATGGATCATCGGAATTGGCGTGATTTTGGTGCTGGTACTGGGTACATCTTATTTGTTCCGCGAAAAATTGATGTTCGCCGCAATGGAATGGCAAGCGAAACCCACATTCGCCTATGACGATGCGAAAGCGCCTCTGGCGCTAGATTATGCTAACGACGAAAGCTGGGCTGCTTTACCGCAGACAAAAGACGAAGCCGTTATTGTTCCCGAAGAACTAACGGGCCAGGGAGAACCTTCAGACGTCGCAGTTTTTTTCATTCACCCGACAACTTTTCTGTCCAAAGCCGGATGGAACGCTCCAACCGATGACCCCGATTCCAGCGAATTTCAGTCCGACCTGTTCGATGATATGCCAATGCTGCCGGGCGAGGATAATTATCACGTGCTGGACTTTTCGCTATTTTACGCCAGCATCCGCAAAATGCACGGGACCGGGTCAAGGCATTTCTGGAAACGGTATAGGTTTTGCGTAATCATTTTATTGTTGAGCTACGCTTATTGCTAGCAATACCCATTTGATCGTTGTTTTGCGTAATTTTCTGTGAGATAGATTGACTTTACCTTTGCAAACTCGCGCATCTACGAATTGATGGAGGTTGTTATGTCTATCGAATCAAAATATTCTCTTTCCCTGCTTACCCTCGTCGCACTTTTTTTGCCCGCTCCTGCCAACGCGCAATCCGGCGAACAGGACGATGAAAGAGCCGACAGCAATATTATCATCGTTACCGCGCAAAAGCGCGAAGAAAATATCCAGGAAGTGCCGATTGCGATTTCCGCAATTGGCCGGGACTATCTTGATTCCCGCGATATTACATCAATCGACAATCTTGGGGCGTTGGCTCCCAATGTGAAGTTCGAACGCGCTCCTTCAAACAAGACCATTTCCCAGATCGCTATTCGGGGCTCAGTGACAATCAACCCGGCTGTGACATGGGAACCGGCAGTCGGCCTGTATCTCGACGGCGTCTACATCGCCAAGGCGCAGGGTTCAATTTTCGATGTTGCTGATCTGGAGCGTGTCGAGATATTGCGGGGACCGCAGGGCACGCTTTACGGTCGCAATAGCCTTGCCGGGGCCGTCAATCTGGTTACTCGCAAGCCTAGCGGTGAACTGCGAGTATCGGCAGAGGCGAGTTATGGCAATTACGATTATTGGCGAGGCAAGAGCACCGTTGATCTGCCCGCGCTTGGACCGCTAAAAATCAAAGTTTCCGGCCAGATCGAAAAGCGTGACGGTTTTGTCGATGTCGTGCCAGATGCATTTGGCATTCTCGCAAACCCACTTGTCAACGATACCAATGATCTCGATGGCAAGAGTGTCATGGTGCAGGCCCGGCTTGATCTCAGCGATAATCTGACGCTCGACTATGCCTATGACTATACCAAATATAACCAGCGCCCGAATGCCAGTCAGCTACTCTCGGTAAACACCACCGGCGGTCCGGCTGATATATTTGATCCGGCGAGCCCCAGTTTTGTTGGCGTACCGCTCGGACTCTTTGCTAACCAGCAACGGCTGGGCGAGATGACTGTCGATGGCAGTCCGCTGTTCGAAACCTCGCGCACCTATGGGCATAGCCTCACCGCCACGCTTGATTTGGGTAATGCACAGCTCAAATCCATCACCGCCTATCGCGACCTGCGCTGGACCGACAGCACCGATCTGGACGGTTCACCGTTCGATATCGCCTTCACGCAGCGCTTCACAGACATGGACAGTTTCAGTCAGGAATTGCAGCTGACCGGAACCGCGCTTGATGATCGTTTGAATTATGTGGTTGGCGG is a window encoding:
- a CDS encoding GMC family oxidoreductase, with translation MEFDYVIIGAGSAGCVLANRLSANPETSVALIEAGKRDTNFMIHMPRGYGKTTAEPGESWHYFSQPEPFIENRQMLLPRGKGLGGSSNINGMIYIRGQRADYDIWSQLGATGWGWDDVLPYFARSSTHAVERSGLYGDGPLWVEQTPERDTTSDAIIAAFNEIGVQTNPDFNGTEQDGVGYFHANIKDGKRWSAAKAYLHPVMDRTNLTVFTEAHAEQITFEGKRANGLRFRDKRGKQQISARHEVILSAGAYQSPQLLQLSGIGPARHLQSLGVEIIADRAQVGANLQDHLIPPMAWKINRGAYSHNNELKAPKVVWHVLRYLLTGRGPMAGPAAEVGAFVKSDPALDRPDIQFHCLPVSGDLEKASAGEKSQLQPHPGLSLAPYFLRPESRGSAMAGSPDPHVPPAIVHNYLQAREDQQVTVKAMKIARMVAATDILKNLIVEETDPGASAQSDEELLAFAQQYGMTGYHPVGTCRMGADENAVVDPQLRVKGVEGLRVIDASVMPRLISGNTHATTVMIAEKASDMILANSQSART
- a CDS encoding TonB-dependent receptor, producing the protein MSIESKYSLSLLTLVALFLPAPANAQSGEQDDERADSNIIIVTAQKREENIQEVPIAISAIGRDYLDSRDITSIDNLGALAPNVKFERAPSNKTISQIAIRGSVTINPAVTWEPAVGLYLDGVYIAKAQGSIFDVADLERVEILRGPQGTLYGRNSLAGAVNLVTRKPSGELRVSAEASYGNYDYWRGKSTVDLPALGPLKIKVSGQIEKRDGFVDVVPDAFGILANPLVNDTNDLDGKSVMVQARLDLSDNLTLDYAYDYTKYNQRPNASQLLSVNTTGGPADIFDPASPSFVGVPLGLFANQQRLGEMTVDGSPLFETSRTYGHSLTATLDLGNAQLKSITAYRDLRWTDSTDLDGSPFDIAFTQRFTDMDSFSQELQLTGTALDDRLNYVVGGFYYDESAGTVNPQTFFGLFGPFGNQFDSRYSSNTEAWAVYAQADIKITDALKLTLGGRYTEETKDISRFLQVIRDPTIPAVALPLTVANIQTGDLPDAKFNNFSPAATLSYQINPDLNAYARFAKGFKSGGFNGETNQFGPPTAGCPTGTPELCTPYRPEKVDSYELGLKSIIADSMMTLNIAGFYDKHEDIQLSVFDASGAASSTVLNAAQATIWGIEIETVVRPADWLTINGSFAYLNSSYDSFIELNPATGLLEDVSDDRAFPHTPEFTAALGVDWTVVEGDWGKFNLIGDINMVSKYHTFPYSFGRVVGAGGQLADTTESPGRVMVNMSAILSDFDLGGAKGKVSAWVRNLTNEDAPSNFIDFGPAFGGLLLGYFPDPRTYGLTVGVEF
- a CDS encoding DUF3089 domain-containing protein, which encodes MKKWIIGIGVILVLVLGTSYLFREKLMFAAMEWQAKPTFAYDDAKAPLALDYANDESWAALPQTKDEAVIVPEELTGQGEPSDVAVFFIHPTTFLSKAGWNAPTDDPDSSEFQSDLFDDMPMLPGEDNYHVLDFSLFYASIRKMHGTGSRHFWKRYRFCVIILLLSYAYC